A part of Sugiyamaella lignohabitans strain CBS 10342 chromosome D, complete sequence genomic DNA contains:
- the ADH3 gene encoding alcohol dehydrogenase ADH3 (Mitochondrial alcohol dehydrogenase isozyme III; involved in the shuttling of mitochondrial NADH to the cytosol under anaerobic conditions and ethanol production; GO_component: GO:0005759 - mitochondrial matrix [Evidence IEA]; GO_component: GO:0005759 - mitochondrial matrix [Evidence IDA] [PMID 3550419]; GO_component: GO:0005739 - mitochondrion [Evidence IEA]; GO_component: GO:0005739 - mitochondrion [Evidence IDA] [PMID 16823961]; GO_function: GO:0004022 - alcohol dehydrogenase (NAD) activity [Evidence IEA]; GO_function: GO:0004022 - alcohol dehydrogenase (NAD) activity [Evidence IDA] [PMID 3550419]; GO_function: GO:0046872 - metal ion binding [Evidence IEA]; GO_function: GO:0016491 - oxidoreductase activity [Evidence IEA,IEA]; GO_function: GO:0008270 - zinc ion binding [Evidence IEA]; GO_process: GO:0006116 - NADH oxidation [Evidence IDA] [PMID 3546317]; GO_process: GO:0000947 - amino acid catabolic process to alcohol via Ehrlich pathway [Evidence IGI] [PMID 12499363]; GO_process: GO:0006113 - fermentation [Evidence ISS] [PMID 3550419]; GO_process: GO:0055114 - oxidation-reduction process [Evidence IEA,IEA]) — protein sequence MVKSYKSIVVNEPGAPFTFIERPIPTPGDDEVLVKVLACGICHSDHVTTDGQFPGIQYPRAPGHEVVGDIVSVGSGVSKWTVGDRVGAGWVAYYCGECYQCKAGEFPLCVNGKVTGVHNDGGYGEYTIVHKTALVSISKELDPVLTAPLLCAGLTVFNGLQQVHNLQKGDLVAVQGIGGLGSLAIGFAKQLGYRVAALSSGEAKRDLAHKLGADYYLTPKDGKQSEQLIKLGGPKVIVSTSAASEPVSDQFESLTGGGTFLLIAPLESFQINSVPVLTKKLRVQGVNTGSPEEAEKTIKFAGDHNIQPMVEAYNAYDLDQVNAGFQAMDNGTARFRGVLKFY from the coding sequence ATGGTTAAATCATACAAATCAATTGTGGTTAACGAACCAGGTGCTCCTTTCACTTTCATTGAGCGACCCATTCCAACTCCTGGAGATGACGAGGTTCTTGTCAAAGTTCTGGCCTGTGGTATTTGTCATTCTGATCATGTCACTACTGACGGCCAATTCCCTGGTATTCAGTATCCCCGAGCCCCTGGCCACGAAGTTGTTGGCGatattgtttctgttgGTTCTGGCGTTAGCAAATGGACAGTTGGCGACAGAGTCGGCGCTGGTTGGGTTGCTTATTACTGCGGTGAATGTTATCAATGCAAAGCCGGTGAGTTCCCCCTCTGTGTAAATGGAAAGGTCACTGGTGTTCACAATGACGGTGGCTATGGTGAATACACCATTGTCCACAAAACCGCATTGGTTTCAATTTCTAAGGAATTGGATCCTGTCCTTACTGCACCTCTTCTGTGTGCCGGATTGACTGTGTTCAACGGATTGCAACAGGTCCACAACTTGCAAAAGGGTGACCTTGTTGCTGTTCAGGGCATTGGCGGTTTAGGAAGTCTTGCTATTGGATTTGCCAAGCAACTGGGCTACCGAGTGGCTGCTCTGTCATCCGGCGAAGCAAAGAGAGATTTGGCACACAAACTAGGTGCTGACTACTACCTGACTCCTAAAGACGGCAAACAGTCTGAACAACTGATCAAACTGGGCGGACCCAAGGTCATTGTCTCAACATCGGCCGCCTCCGAGCCCGTTTCAGACCAGTTCGAGTCGCTAACAGGCGGCGGCACCTTCCTTCTGATCGCTCCTCTCGAGAGTTTCCAGATCAACTCAGTCCCTGTTCTCACTAAAAAGCTCCGAGTACAAGGCGTCAACACTGGATCCCCCGAGGAAGCCGAAAAGACCATTAAATTCGCCGGCGACCACAACATCCAGCCCATGGTCGAGGCATACAACGCATACGACCTCGACCAGGTCAACGCCGGCTTCCAAGCCATGGACAACGGCACCGCGCGCTTCCGCGGCGTCCTCAAATTCTACTaa